The Cryptococcus depauperatus CBS 7841 chromosome 7, complete sequence genome window below encodes:
- a CDS encoding casein kinase I isoform delta, which produces MLTFHSLTHRNIIQSTPQHRMTSMDLRVGGKYRIGKKIGSGSFGDIYLGVNIVSGEEVAIKLESIKAKHPQLEYESKVYKTLAGGVGIPFVRWYGTECDYNAMVLDLLGPSLEDLFNFCNRKFSLKTVLLLADQLLSRVEYIHSRNFIHRDIKPDNFLMGVGKRGNQVNVIDFGLAKKYRDPKTHLHIPYRENKNLTGTARYTSINTHLGVEQSRRDDLESLGYVLMYFLRGQLPWQGLKAATKKQKYDHIMEKKMTTPTEILCRGFPHDFAIYLNYCRSLRFDDKPDYSYLRKLFRDVFVREGFQYDYVFDWSVQPSVKTGGDDLQSQDNQRQLRSQTRARDAVGW; this is translated from the exons ATGCTCACTTTCCATTCACT GACGCATCGAAACATTATTCAGTCAACACCGCAG CACAGGATGACGTCTATGGACCTCCGCGTCGGCGGAAAGTACAGgattgggaagaagattggAAGCGGATCGTTTG GCGACATTTATCTCGGTGTCAACATTGTTTCTGGCGAGGAGGTAGCTATCAAACTCGAATCTATCAAGGCCAAGCATCCTCAGCTTGAATATGAGTCCAAAGTCTACAAAACCCTTGCGGGTGGTGTCGGGATTCCATTCGTGCGATGGTATGGTACCGAATGTGACTATAACGCCATGGTTCTTGACCTCCTCGGTCCTTCATTGGAAGAtttattcaacttttgcaaTCGCAAATTTTCATTGAAGACTGTCCTCCTATTAGCCGACCAGCTCCTCTCTCGTGTTGAATACATTCATTCTCGAAACTTTATTCACCGAGACATTAAACCAGACAATTTCCTTATGGGTGTTGGCAAGCGCGGAAATCAGGTCAATGTCATTGATTTCGGTCTTGCTAAAAAGTACCGAGACCCCAAGACCCACCTTCATATTCCTTATAGGGAAAATAAGAATTTGACTGGTACCGCGAGGTACACTAGTATCAATACTCATTTAGGTGTGGAACAGAGTCGACGAGACGATTTGGAAAGTCTGGGTTATGTCCTCATG TATTTCCTACGAGGACAACTTCCCTGGCAAGGACTCAAGGCTGCTACTAAGAAGCAAAAGTATGACCATATCATGGAGAAAA AAATGACCACTCCTACTGAGATTCTCTGCCGAGGCTTCCCCCATGATTTTGCAATCTATCTCAACTACTGCCGCTCTCTTCGATTCGACGACAAGCCTGACTATTCTTACCTCCGCAAGCTATTCCGCGACGTGTTTGTCAGAGAGGGCTTCCAGTATGATTATGTCTTTGATTGGTCGGTCCAGCCTAGTGTCAAAACCGGAGGCGATGATTTGCAGA GCCAAGACAATCAGCGACAGTTGAGAAGCCAAACCAGGGCGAGAGACGCTGTGGGTTGGTAA